In a genomic window of Oceanispirochaeta sp. M1:
- a CDS encoding TrkH family potassium uptake protein, whose product MKMKLIFHVLAILLVIIALFMIIPAGIAFFYGETESLKAFLLPIVFLIPIAAFVYFYTRSNRNRVMSPRDGFMLVSLAWISASALGALPFYLSGAIPNYTDAYFETMSGFTTTGASILTAIEGLPYSILFWRSLTHWLGGMGIVVLTVAIFPLLGIGGLQLLKAEAPGPSVDKITPKIAHTAKYLWFIYLGLTVLETILLMLGGMNLFDSLTHAFGTMATGGFSPKNTSVGFYDSAWIHWVITIFMILAGMNFALYFKLLTGRIKDVLIDTEMKAYLGIFAIASLAITFSLLKHDVFDGFFEGLQYAAFQVASIITTTGFATTDYDIWPEFSKTILFLMMFVGGCAGSTGGGMKVVRIVTLFKLSVRELKRLIYPRAVFHLRLNKMVVRKDIISVITGFVFLYVVSLLVTTVVVSGGGYDILTSFSTALVTVGNIGPGFNLVGPTMNYSFFQPGIKWFLSLAMMMGRLEIYTVLVLFTPHFWKKL is encoded by the coding sequence ATGAAAATGAAACTCATCTTTCATGTTCTGGCGATTCTTCTTGTAATTATTGCACTGTTCATGATCATCCCCGCAGGGATCGCCTTCTTTTATGGAGAGACCGAAAGCCTTAAGGCCTTTCTTCTCCCTATTGTATTTCTGATACCCATCGCGGCGTTTGTCTATTTTTATACACGCAGTAATAGAAACAGAGTCATGAGTCCGCGAGACGGTTTCATGCTTGTCTCCCTGGCCTGGATCTCTGCATCAGCCCTGGGAGCCCTCCCCTTTTATCTCTCTGGAGCCATACCGAATTATACGGATGCCTATTTTGAGACCATGAGCGGTTTCACAACTACCGGAGCATCTATCCTTACTGCCATCGAGGGTCTGCCCTACTCCATCCTTTTCTGGAGGAGTCTTACACACTGGCTGGGTGGAATGGGAATTGTTGTACTTACTGTAGCAATCTTTCCTCTTCTGGGAATCGGAGGCCTGCAGCTGCTTAAGGCAGAAGCTCCGGGACCTTCGGTTGACAAGATAACACCTAAAATCGCCCATACAGCTAAATACCTGTGGTTTATCTACCTGGGACTCACTGTACTTGAAACTATTCTCCTTATGCTGGGTGGAATGAACTTATTTGATTCCCTGACCCATGCATTCGGAACTATGGCAACCGGGGGATTCTCTCCAAAAAATACAAGTGTAGGTTTCTACGATTCGGCCTGGATACACTGGGTAATAACCATCTTTATGATTCTTGCAGGCATGAACTTTGCCCTCTATTTCAAACTGCTTACCGGTAGAATCAAGGATGTTCTGATAGATACCGAAATGAAGGCCTACCTCGGGATTTTTGCGATCGCTTCACTGGCTATAACATTTTCTCTATTAAAACATGATGTTTTTGATGGATTTTTTGAAGGTCTGCAGTACGCGGCATTTCAGGTGGCATCCATAATAACAACAACCGGTTTTGCGACTACAGACTATGATATATGGCCTGAATTCAGTAAAACCATCCTCTTCCTGATGATGTTTGTAGGCGGATGTGCCGGGTCAACCGGAGGTGGTATGAAGGTTGTCCGTATTGTGACTCTCTTCAAACTCTCTGTAAGAGAACTGAAAAGACTGATTTATCCCAGAGCGGTTTTTCATCTGAGACTCAATAAAATGGTGGTTCGTAAAGATATCATCTCTGTAATCACAGGATTTGTATTTCTGTATGTAGTGAGCCTGCTGGTTACAACGGTTGTTGTTTCCGGGGGGGGGTATGATATACTGACCTCCTTCTCCACAGCTCTGGTTACAGTTGGTAATATCGGTCCGGGTTTCAATCTTGTAGGTCCTACCATGAATTATTCATTCTTCCAGCCCGGAATTAAATGGTTCCTCAGTCTGGCGATGATGATGGGACGTCTTGAGATTTACACAGTTCTTGTACTCTTCACTCCCCATTTCTGGAAAAAGCTCTAG
- the trkA gene encoding Trk system potassium transporter TrkA produces MYIVILGAGRVGTQLARQLILEKKDVALIERDSEKARDAANKLDCLVINDEGNNLESLTKAGIQKADIFVSVTASDETNLIACGLVSAEYEKVKTIARVRNLDYSRTKMISNSFLGIDHVINPEIEAAKIISYAISHGARSDIMLFENTSLQMRNLTIRKDSIFIGQSLKSVRQHMDFAFLIAAILRDDHYIIPTGDTEIKEGDQIYIISSEKGFETIFDLEDLGKSELNRITLVGGGHISAYVAEELLDQEPESHFGKTRLGRLLNKKQKKSLQIIEKDYERCKELAERFPQALITHADVTEDNFNEEDFLDDTDLIITATNNQELNLITGIYAKTLGVDKAMALVIRNSYRTIAHNLDIDVTVCLNDTVVNSILKIVRKGNIKNVHALSGGKLEVVEFQIEEDSPIAGKKIIDLKLPEKSLIIFLSHEGQDIIPRGDTVIKSGDYVVLILERESVARMEKLISG; encoded by the coding sequence ATGTATATCGTAATATTAGGTGCCGGTAGAGTGGGAACACAGCTGGCCAGGCAATTGATACTGGAAAAAAAGGACGTGGCTCTCATTGAGAGGGACTCTGAAAAAGCCAGGGACGCAGCCAACAAGCTGGACTGTCTTGTCATCAATGATGAAGGCAACAACCTGGAAAGTCTTACAAAAGCCGGTATACAAAAAGCGGATATCTTTGTCAGTGTAACTGCCAGTGATGAGACAAACCTGATAGCCTGCGGTCTTGTATCCGCAGAATATGAGAAGGTAAAGACCATCGCCCGGGTCAGAAATCTTGATTATTCCCGGACAAAAATGATATCCAACTCTTTTCTTGGAATCGATCATGTTATTAATCCTGAAATTGAAGCAGCTAAAATCATAAGCTACGCCATAAGTCATGGTGCCCGAAGCGATATAATGCTGTTTGAAAATACAAGTCTTCAGATGAGAAACCTCACTATCCGTAAAGACTCCATCTTTATCGGCCAGAGTCTCAAGTCTGTACGGCAGCATATGGACTTTGCCTTTCTTATCGCTGCAATTCTCAGAGATGATCACTATATCATCCCCACTGGAGATACTGAGATAAAGGAAGGAGATCAGATTTACATAATCTCTTCAGAAAAGGGATTTGAAACAATTTTCGACCTTGAGGATCTGGGTAAATCTGAACTGAACAGAATAACCCTGGTAGGCGGCGGCCATATATCTGCCTATGTTGCCGAAGAACTCCTTGATCAGGAACCGGAGAGTCATTTTGGAAAAACCCGTCTTGGGCGTCTTCTGAATAAAAAGCAGAAGAAATCACTCCAGATCATCGAAAAAGATTATGAACGCTGCAAAGAGCTTGCGGAACGCTTTCCTCAGGCCCTTATAACTCATGCGGATGTTACTGAAGACAACTTCAACGAAGAAGATTTTCTGGATGATACAGATCTGATTATTACGGCAACCAATAATCAGGAATTGAACCTGATTACCGGGATCTACGCCAAGACCCTTGGTGTAGATAAGGCAATGGCCCTCGTTATACGTAACAGCTATAGAACTATAGCTCATAACCTGGATATTGATGTTACAGTCTGCCTGAATGATACAGTTGTAAACTCTATCCTCAAGATAGTCCGTAAGGGAAATATAAAGAATGTTCATGCACTTTCAGGTGGTAAACTTGAAGTAGTTGAATTTCAGATTGAAGAGGATTCACCTATTGCCGGAAAAAAGATCATCGATCTGAAACTTCCGGAGAAATCCCTGATCATCTTCCTCTCCCACGAGGGGCAGGATATTATTCCCAGAGGGGATACCGTAATCAAAAGCGGTGATTATGTAGTGCTGATTCTGGAACGAGAATCTGTAGCCCGCATGGAAAAGCTCATATCCGGATAA
- a CDS encoding PhoH family protein: MSVNNVKTFVIDTNVLIHRPDAILSFRDSEVVIPIWVLEELDKLKGELEGRGRSARAAIRFLNEVSRHGNLQQGVKLESGGTLKVVLDYDRSVEDSLSSTKMDNKIILCAKYLQRNSLERRNPDVFFVSKDINARIKAISIGIKAVDYEKHKINIQHLYDGFRELHGEKQVIKELKKSGETPIPDVSVFPNEYLILKENADSKSFILARCDTKDGMLRLVESTIEPVLGIRPLNPEQRIALDLLLNDNINLVTLIGKAGTGKTLLSLAAGLRKTMEEKNYTRVLLSRPIIPMGKDIGYLPGAKSQKMSHWMQPLFDNLEYIIDVAHKQNLKSIDQVMNNKIIEIEALTYIRGRSLPKQYIIIDEAQNLSPHEVKTIVSRAGEGTKVVITGDPHQIDNPYLDAESNGLTCLVEAFRDVDIAGHVTLGHSERSPLAELASELL; this comes from the coding sequence ATGAGTGTAAATAATGTCAAGACTTTTGTTATTGATACCAATGTTCTGATTCATCGTCCTGATGCCATTCTGTCATTCCGGGACAGTGAAGTTGTCATTCCCATCTGGGTTCTGGAAGAACTGGACAAACTTAAAGGTGAACTTGAAGGACGTGGAAGAAGCGCCCGTGCAGCAATCCGTTTTCTGAATGAGGTCAGTCGTCACGGCAACCTTCAGCAGGGTGTCAAACTGGAATCCGGCGGAACTTTGAAAGTCGTTCTGGATTATGACAGATCTGTAGAGGATTCACTCTCATCAACAAAGATGGATAATAAGATTATTCTCTGTGCCAAATATCTGCAGCGAAACAGTCTGGAAAGAAGAAATCCTGATGTATTTTTTGTTTCTAAGGATATTAATGCAAGAATCAAGGCTATTTCCATAGGAATCAAGGCCGTTGATTATGAAAAACATAAGATCAATATCCAGCATCTATACGATGGATTTAGAGAACTCCATGGTGAAAAACAGGTAATAAAAGAGCTGAAGAAGAGTGGTGAAACTCCAATTCCCGATGTTTCTGTCTTTCCCAATGAGTATCTGATCCTGAAAGAAAATGCAGATTCCAAATCCTTTATACTCGCACGCTGCGATACAAAAGACGGGATGCTCCGTCTGGTGGAATCAACAATTGAACCGGTTCTTGGTATTCGCCCACTCAATCCGGAGCAGCGAATTGCCCTCGATCTTTTATTAAATGACAATATCAATCTGGTCACATTGATCGGAAAAGCAGGGACTGGAAAAACCCTGCTCTCACTGGCCGCAGGTCTCAGAAAAACCATGGAAGAGAAAAACTATACCAGAGTGCTTTTAAGCCGTCCGATTATTCCAATGGGAAAGGATATCGGTTATCTTCCGGGTGCCAAAAGTCAGAAAATGAGTCACTGGATGCAGCCGCTCTTTGACAATCTGGAGTATATCATTGATGTGGCTCATAAACAGAATCTCAAGAGTATCGACCAGGTTATGAATAACAAAATTATTGAAATTGAAGCCCTTACCTATATCAGGGGAAGATCTCTGCCAAAGCAGTATATTATTATTGATGAGGCTCAGAATCTCTCTCCCCATGAAGTTAAAACAATTGTCAGCCGCGCAGGGGAGGGTACCAAGGTTGTAATAACCGGAGATCCTCATCAGATAGATAATCCCTATCTGGATGCCGAATCAAATGGCCTTACCTGTCTTGTTGAAGCCTTCAGGGATGTCGACATTGCAGGACATGTAACCCTGGGACATTCAGAGAGAAGTCCTCTGGCGGAATTGGCATCGGAGTTATTGTAA
- a CDS encoding polysaccharide deacetylase family protein has product MRRIISLFILLLTLSVLLPAQQRKLEFISPDINDRNEIIMTVKLPSLSGNTYRTLVRGRADTLALEALTLFPEKSFYFPSRNEVMVYNHFGCYGFDGDNGNWQELNFMPSFSSGQPISPLSLRTLEMSPDGRYAAYIREDEENTASLILYDRDMQVSLTVTSRLKREYLEKIVKWAPDSKYFIYRRGRDLYYFSIEQYQSGRIPAESFRNTGFKDMQSVQWKAGNYLYILKERHLYRIHSSEFFTRSFYSEPFRRGTVRGRLPVNYDPVFDSYVLNDGGTDLFLIKNGQYGMVIPLAYDIESPEAAQTPLINLGSDNEILSAEWLENDILILLVGSRKDGKSTLFRYEDRKQPFFLPLRSGSFSGLSASPDGSRFALFTEDSVDIYKAHEDTAVNSFSHNEAMQLHWGSDVYYSLGKKTIRTLDPLKGSSRVIGLSQSDAAGFNAGGDLICGIGDNQFRYDEALSWIPLKDDVEISGAKNTTKEYRIYLENLRGGWYSSSLKVRNIESYYTSDFIPPFHSQFSLEVPQQLRPDSSSNPWYFDHGQSTERKEVALVINAVDSAEGTARLLKTLESYSVQTTFFINGDFIHANPMETKIIAESGHTVGSLFYTWFDLSAPGYQIDKTFLKKGLARNEDDYFIATGREMAMLWHTPGYYINSEILETSASMQYVFIGTDIPVQDRINRINAPTYNAVEEAEQLLLRIKPGSIISLTLGEEAGQNEYLFQMLPMIFDELVRNGYEFVDLQDMMQSSLY; this is encoded by the coding sequence ATGCGCCGAATAATTTCATTATTTATACTATTACTCACTCTTTCAGTACTCCTGCCTGCACAACAACGGAAGCTTGAATTCATATCACCCGATATAAATGACCGTAATGAAATAATCATGACGGTTAAGCTGCCTTCTCTTTCAGGGAATACCTACAGAACACTTGTTCGGGGGCGTGCAGATACTCTGGCTCTGGAAGCACTGACTCTTTTTCCGGAAAAATCTTTCTATTTTCCATCAAGAAATGAAGTTATGGTTTATAACCATTTTGGTTGTTACGGCTTTGACGGAGACAACGGGAACTGGCAGGAATTAAATTTTATGCCCTCCTTCTCATCGGGACAGCCTATTTCTCCACTTTCACTGAGAACTCTGGAAATGAGTCCCGACGGGCGTTATGCCGCCTATATCAGAGAAGATGAAGAGAATACGGCATCTCTGATATTATATGACAGGGATATGCAGGTCAGCCTCACAGTTACAAGCCGTTTGAAAAGGGAATATCTGGAAAAAATAGTGAAGTGGGCTCCCGATTCAAAGTATTTTATCTATCGCCGGGGACGTGATCTTTATTATTTCTCTATTGAACAGTATCAGTCGGGACGTATCCCGGCAGAATCTTTTAGAAACACCGGTTTCAAGGATATGCAGTCGGTACAGTGGAAAGCGGGAAATTATCTTTATATTCTGAAAGAGAGACATCTGTATAGAATTCATAGCTCTGAGTTTTTTACACGCTCCTTCTATTCAGAACCCTTCAGACGGGGAACAGTCAGGGGCCGATTGCCTGTTAATTATGATCCTGTCTTTGACAGCTATGTGCTGAATGACGGCGGAACTGATCTCTTTCTTATCAAGAATGGTCAGTATGGAATGGTTATTCCTCTTGCCTACGATATAGAGAGCCCGGAAGCAGCTCAGACTCCGTTGATTAATCTTGGTTCTGATAATGAGATCCTCAGCGCTGAATGGCTTGAAAATGATATTCTCATACTTCTTGTGGGGAGCAGAAAAGACGGAAAATCAACTCTTTTTCGCTATGAGGACAGGAAACAACCCTTTTTTCTCCCTCTGCGCAGCGGATCATTCAGCGGTCTTTCAGCTTCTCCTGATGGCAGCCGATTTGCCCTTTTTACAGAGGATTCTGTTGATATATATAAAGCACATGAAGATACAGCAGTAAACAGCTTCAGTCATAATGAGGCTATGCAGCTCCACTGGGGCAGTGATGTCTATTATTCTCTGGGGAAAAAAACCATAAGAACCCTCGATCCTCTGAAAGGAAGTTCCAGAGTTATCGGACTGAGTCAGAGTGATGCTGCCGGTTTTAATGCAGGTGGTGATCTGATATGTGGAATCGGAGATAATCAATTCCGCTATGACGAAGCACTCAGCTGGATACCATTGAAAGATGATGTTGAGATAAGTGGAGCAAAGAACACAACAAAAGAGTATCGAATCTATCTGGAGAATCTCCGGGGCGGCTGGTACTCTTCATCATTGAAAGTCAGAAATATTGAAAGCTACTATACTTCGGATTTTATCCCTCCCTTTCATTCTCAGTTCAGTCTTGAGGTTCCTCAACAGCTGCGGCCGGACAGTAGTTCTAATCCCTGGTACTTTGATCATGGTCAGAGTACAGAGCGAAAAGAAGTAGCTCTTGTTATCAATGCTGTTGATTCAGCAGAAGGAACTGCCCGGCTTCTGAAGACACTTGAAAGCTACAGTGTCCAGACAACATTTTTTATAAATGGAGATTTTATCCATGCCAATCCAATGGAGACAAAAATCATTGCCGAAAGCGGGCATACCGTGGGGTCATTGTTCTATACCTGGTTTGATTTATCAGCCCCTGGTTATCAGATAGATAAAACATTTCTCAAGAAAGGGTTAGCAAGGAATGAGGATGATTATTTCATCGCTACAGGGCGTGAAATGGCAATGCTCTGGCATACACCCGGATATTATATAAATTCTGAAATCCTTGAGACTTCAGCATCTATGCAGTATGTTTTTATAGGGACGGACATTCCGGTTCAGGATAGAATCAACAGAATAAATGCACCTACATACAATGCCGTTGAAGAAGCTGAACAACTGCTTCTCAGAATTAAACCCGGTTCAATTATTTCTTTGACTCTGGGAGAAGAGGCGGGGCAGAATGAATATCTGTTCCAGATGCTTCCAATGATATTTGATGAACTTGTAAGGAATGGTTATGAATTTGTCGACCTTCAGGATATGATGCAGAGCAGTTTGTATTAG
- the fliS gene encoding flagellar export chaperone FliS, with protein sequence MNKNPLNAYRQTKVKTASQGRLIVMLYDEALKQLDIGIEEMNRPQKRLDKVHNCIVKTQDVITELMASLDFEKGGDIATNLYNLYMFFNKQLLQANMDKTSDSLSEIRRMMNELRTAWASIEGQPHTGASPLGVNIAG encoded by the coding sequence ATGAATAAAAATCCGTTAAATGCCTATCGTCAGACTAAAGTTAAAACAGCCAGTCAGGGTCGCCTGATTGTTATGTTGTATGACGAGGCTTTAAAACAGCTGGATATTGGAATAGAAGAAATGAACAGGCCTCAGAAAAGGCTGGACAAGGTTCATAACTGTATTGTTAAGACCCAGGATGTTATAACTGAACTGATGGCTTCCCTCGATTTTGAAAAGGGCGGAGATATCGCCACTAATCTTTATAATTTGTATATGTTTTTCAATAAGCAGCTGCTGCAGGCAAATATGGATAAAACTTCAGATTCATTAAGCGAAATACGCCGTATGATGAATGAACTCCGTACAGCATGGGCCTCCATTGAAGGACAGCCGCATACCGGAGCATCTCCTCTGGGTGTCAATATAGCAGGTTGA
- the polA gene encoding DNA polymerase I has product MKDPLYLLDGYSLIYRSYFGFIRNPLKNPEGKNISAVFGFFRALINILNKRDTCRFVVTMDSKTKTFRHDMYPEYKATRDKSPDDLFEQIPIIEEILKLMEIPTIRVDGFEADDIMGTLAVRAREEDRPCYIITGDKDLLQFAGDGIKIMKLEKGQFIEMDRDEVFEDKGVWPEQIVDYLSLVGDTADNIPGAAGIGPKTASKLLQDYGTLDGIYEHLDKIKSKNQQQKLIDSKENAYFSKELVIIRVDVPVDMTVDEMLVKNLHSEEAARLLMKEGMQSLALELVPDLSISEDPEDERAAAEKGEYSAVLSVEDLDKWIQAVRDKGMVSLDTETDSINAMKANPVGICLSVGDEKACYIPIRAEGADCLPEDLIRSKMKELLEDEKIKIIGQNIKYDYKVLRRWGINPANLYFDTMIAAWMIDAGSPLNMDFLAERYLAYKTVHFKDVVPKGGIFSDVPLEDAVDYAAEDADVTWRLYEVLKKKLEEDNLGDLFSSLEMELVRIFADMEIRGISLNREELIEYGVELEEALTVLRTEIYDLCGKEFNINSTKQLQEVLFTDRKLQPTKKTKSGYSTDTSVLKQLAEEDPVPEKILVHRALAKLKSTYVDTLPKMVHPDSGRIHTSFVQTGTATGRISSKDPNLQNIPVKDENGRRIRRAFRPKEGSVFLSADYSQIELVVLAHLSQDSGLKEAFISGDDVHSKTAATIFKVDIAEVTPAQRRIAKTINFGVMYGMSAFRLSNELKISRGEAAGFIETYFEEYSGIKKFVDDTVAQAEIDGGVYTILGRFRPVREITSKNKMEKSAAVRVAVNTRIQGSAADIVKRAMIGIDWAIKQRNLKASVLLQVHDEIILEVPEDEVETCKFLLSKVMESAWEMDVPLRVNVEEGANWGDIH; this is encoded by the coding sequence ATGAAAGATCCTCTCTATCTTCTGGACGGTTACAGTCTAATATACCGTTCCTACTTCGGATTCATCCGTAATCCTCTCAAAAATCCTGAAGGAAAGAATATATCCGCCGTTTTCGGTTTTTTCAGAGCCCTTATCAATATCCTGAATAAAAGGGATACCTGTCGTTTTGTTGTCACCATGGATTCAAAAACCAAGACTTTCCGTCATGACATGTATCCCGAATATAAAGCCACAAGAGATAAGTCTCCCGATGATCTGTTTGAGCAGATTCCCATTATTGAAGAAATCCTTAAGCTGATGGAGATTCCGACCATCAGGGTTGATGGTTTCGAGGCTGATGACATCATGGGTACTCTGGCTGTCCGTGCGCGGGAAGAAGACAGGCCCTGCTATATTATTACCGGAGATAAAGACCTGCTTCAGTTTGCGGGTGACGGTATCAAAATCATGAAGCTTGAAAAGGGCCAATTCATCGAGATGGACCGGGACGAGGTCTTTGAAGACAAGGGAGTCTGGCCTGAGCAGATTGTTGATTACCTCTCTCTTGTAGGTGATACGGCAGATAATATTCCCGGAGCCGCAGGAATCGGTCCCAAGACAGCGTCAAAACTTCTGCAGGACTATGGGACTCTGGACGGTATATACGAACATCTGGATAAGATAAAAAGTAAGAATCAGCAACAGAAGCTGATTGATAGTAAAGAGAACGCCTATTTCAGCAAAGAGCTGGTTATTATTCGCGTGGATGTGCCTGTGGATATGACTGTTGATGAGATGCTGGTGAAAAATCTTCACTCTGAGGAGGCTGCGAGGCTTCTGATGAAAGAGGGAATGCAGAGCCTGGCATTGGAACTGGTTCCCGATCTCAGTATCAGTGAAGATCCTGAAGATGAGAGAGCAGCAGCCGAAAAGGGTGAATACAGTGCCGTTCTGAGTGTTGAAGACCTTGATAAATGGATTCAGGCTGTTCGTGACAAGGGTATGGTTTCTCTGGATACCGAAACCGACAGTATAAATGCCATGAAGGCTAATCCTGTTGGTATATGTCTCTCTGTGGGAGACGAAAAAGCCTGTTATATCCCTATCCGGGCAGAGGGTGCTGACTGTCTGCCTGAAGATCTTATCCGCAGTAAAATGAAAGAGCTCCTGGAAGATGAAAAGATAAAAATCATCGGACAGAATATAAAATATGATTACAAGGTTCTCAGGCGATGGGGAATCAATCCGGCCAATCTCTATTTTGATACCATGATTGCTGCCTGGATGATAGATGCGGGCTCTCCTCTGAATATGGATTTTCTTGCAGAGCGCTATCTTGCCTATAAGACTGTACATTTCAAGGATGTAGTTCCCAAAGGGGGAATATTCTCGGATGTCCCTCTTGAGGATGCTGTAGATTATGCCGCCGAAGATGCGGATGTCACCTGGCGTCTGTACGAAGTACTTAAAAAGAAGCTTGAAGAAGATAATCTGGGTGATCTGTTCAGCAGCCTGGAGATGGAACTTGTCCGTATTTTTGCAGATATGGAGATACGCGGTATTTCTCTGAACAGGGAAGAGCTTATCGAATACGGTGTTGAGCTTGAAGAAGCCCTGACAGTTCTCAGAACCGAAATTTATGATCTCTGCGGTAAAGAATTCAATATCAACTCTACAAAACAGCTACAGGAAGTACTGTTTACAGACAGAAAACTGCAGCCCACCAAGAAAACAAAGAGCGGATATTCAACGGATACATCCGTACTGAAACAGCTTGCCGAAGAAGATCCTGTACCCGAAAAAATTCTTGTTCACAGAGCATTGGCAAAACTTAAATCCACCTATGTGGATACACTTCCAAAGATGGTACATCCCGACAGCGGCCGTATTCATACATCCTTTGTTCAGACAGGAACGGCTACAGGAAGAATTTCAAGTAAAGATCCCAATCTGCAGAATATTCCTGTAAAAGATGAGAACGGAAGACGGATCAGACGGGCTTTCAGACCAAAGGAAGGATCTGTTTTCCTCTCTGCAGACTACTCGCAGATTGAGCTTGTTGTTCTGGCTCATCTTTCCCAGGACTCCGGTCTGAAAGAGGCATTTATCAGCGGTGATGATGTTCACAGCAAGACTGCGGCAACAATTTTCAAAGTTGATATTGCCGAGGTAACTCCGGCTCAGAGGCGTATCGCCAAGACCATCAACTTCGGTGTTATGTATGGTATGTCTGCTTTCCGACTCTCCAATGAACTTAAGATTTCAAGAGGGGAGGCTGCCGGGTTTATCGAGACCTATTTTGAAGAGTATTCCGGAATTAAAAAGTTTGTTGATGATACGGTTGCTCAGGCAGAGATCGACGGCGGAGTCTATACAATTCTTGGCCGTTTCCGTCCTGTCAGGGAAATTACCAGTAAGAATAAAATGGAAAAATCTGCTGCCGTCAGGGTTGCTGTAAATACCAGGATTCAGGGTTCGGCAGCGGATATAGTTAAAAGAGCCATGATTGGTATTGACTGGGCCATAAAACAGAGAAATCTCAAGGCCTCCGTTCTGTTACAGGTTCATGATGAGATTATCCTGGAGGTACCCGAAGATGAAGTTGAGACCTGTAAGTTTCTTCTGTCAAAGGTGATGGAAAGTGCATGGGAGATGGATGTGCCCCTTAGAGTCAACGTAGAAGAGGGTGCCAACTGGGGAGATATTCACTAG
- the coaE gene encoding dephospho-CoA kinase (Dephospho-CoA kinase (CoaE) performs the final step in coenzyme A biosynthesis.), which translates to MIIGLAGKSCSGKNQVAAILKERGFDTLDMDLMAHDSLNSLAASLSAAFGSDILDEDDNVDRITLGAKVFNKPDSLQRLEDILYPELHRELDDYIRNMKEGTSLIVNAAALEKADFWKKCDHILWVQAPFLIRLYRAWKRDSRSLENLMSRFRSQRELKSQYFFSRVDTYIIRNSSTRAVLRKRVDKWIKHLPPER; encoded by the coding sequence ATGATTATCGGTCTGGCTGGTAAAAGCTGCTCCGGCAAGAATCAGGTGGCAGCTATCCTCAAAGAAAGGGGTTTTGATACCTTGGACATGGACCTGATGGCTCATGACAGCCTTAATTCCCTGGCTGCCTCTCTCTCTGCCGCATTCGGCAGTGATATCCTTGATGAGGATGATAATGTCGACCGGATAACTCTGGGTGCAAAGGTATTCAATAAGCCTGATTCACTGCAGAGGCTGGAGGATATTCTTTATCCGGAACTTCATAGAGAGCTTGATGACTATATCAGAAATATGAAGGAAGGAACCTCCCTTATTGTGAATGCAGCCGCCCTGGAAAAAGCTGATTTCTGGAAAAAATGTGATCATATACTCTGGGTGCAGGCACCCTTCTTAATTCGTCTTTACAGGGCCTGGAAAAGAGACAGCCGTTCCCTTGAAAATCTAATGAGCCGATTCCGGTCTCAGAGGGAACTTAAGTCTCAATATTTTTTTTCCAGAGTCGATACTTATATTATAAGAAACAGTTCCACCCGGGCAGTATTGCGTAAAAGGGTGGACAAGTGGATAAAACATCTTCCACCGGAGAGATAA
- a CDS encoding SPOR domain-containing protein, whose amino-acid sequence MDNQENNRPVDNHLKTLWVLLSALGLLIIVGTAGFFFFSPDKNTDALKPALAATTLVPEKNNEFDPIELARDSDEVPGMMDKTEDSIEIELIDADSTEVESTEEIVDNTPAPAVIKAPVIKAPEAQYKDVTVQVFWIQVGSYSSLTKAESVSDSLKSRGLTTTVQSKSVGGNAVFRVRIGAFNTKAEADKFSVQVKGLEGYEESFVIQSPMIKKVPLNS is encoded by the coding sequence ATGGATAATCAAGAAAACAATCGTCCCGTAGATAATCATCTTAAAACACTGTGGGTCCTCCTTTCGGCATTAGGACTTCTGATCATAGTAGGCACAGCCGGATTTTTCTTTTTCTCACCTGATAAAAATACAGATGCCCTGAAGCCTGCATTGGCGGCAACTACGCTGGTTCCTGAGAAAAATAATGAATTCGATCCCATTGAACTGGCAAGAGACAGTGATGAGGTACCCGGTATGATGGATAAAACCGAGGATTCCATCGAGATCGAACTGATTGATGCCGACAGTACGGAAGTTGAAAGTACTGAAGAAATCGTTGATAATACTCCTGCTCCTGCTGTAATCAAAGCTCCTGTAATTAAAGCTCCCGAGGCTCAGTACAAAGATGTTACTGTACAGGTCTTCTGGATTCAGGTAGGTTCCTACAGTTCACTGACAAAAGCTGAATCAGTCAGTGACTCCCTCAAATCCAGGGGTCTTACTACAACCGTTCAGTCAAAGAGTGTCGGGGGTAATGCAGTTTTCCGTGTGAGAATCGGTGCATTCAACACTAAGGCTGAAGCTGATAAGTTCTCAGTACAGGTAAAGGGGCTGGAAGGTTATGAAGAGAGTTTTGTTATTCAGTCTCCCATGATTAAAAAAGTTCCTCTTAACTCCTGA